A region from the Benincasa hispida cultivar B227 unplaced genomic scaffold, ASM972705v1 Contig471, whole genome shotgun sequence genome encodes:
- the LOC120069537 gene encoding protein-S-isoprenylcysteine O-methyltransferase B-like isoform X1, with product MTEIFSYTACRHLSQMMFAIIFFHSSEYILAVGIHGRSNVTLTSLLISKNYLLAMILSFLEYFLEIILCPSLKEYWWVSQTGLAMVVVGEIIRKLAIITAGRCFTHRIKIYHEDHHKLVTHGVYSFVRHPGYSGFLVWAVGTQIMLCNPFSTIAFAVVVWHFFAERIPYEEYFLRQFFGHEYEEYANQVPSGVPFVK from the coding sequence ATGACAGAAATATTCAGTTACACAGCATGCAGACATTTGTCTCAAATGATGTTTGCAATCATCTTCTTCCACAGTTCTGAATATATTTTAGCAGTTGGAATTCATGGGAGGTCGAATGTTACTCTAACGTCCCTTCTGATTAGCAAAAACTATCTGTTGGCAATGATCTTATCTTTCTTAGAGTACTTTCTTGAAATCATTTTGTGTCCCAGTCTGAAGGAATACTGGTGGGTTAGTCAGACAGGCCTCGCAATGGTTGTAGTTGGAGAAATCATCCGTAAACTGGCTATCATAACTGCAGGTCGGTGTTTTACTCATCGGATTAAGATCTATCATGAGGACCATCACAAGCTAGTTACTCATGGAGTCTATAGTTTTGTTCGTCATCCTGGATACAGTGGTTTCCTCGTGTGGGCAGTTGGCACTCAAATCATGCTCTGTAATCCCTTTTCAACCATTGCATTTGCTGTTGTAGTTTGGCACTTCTTTGCCGAACGGATTCCATATGAAGAGTACTTCTTGAGACAGTTTTTTGGTCATGAGTATGAGGAGTATGCGAATCAAGTGCCTTCTGGAGTGCCATTTGTGAAGTGA
- the LOC120069537 gene encoding protein-S-isoprenylcysteine O-methyltransferase B-like isoform X2, whose protein sequence is MSISMLCIKDLQRFVHKNFCVLVLYGSASFSEIFSYTACRHLSQMMFAIIFFHSSEYILAVGIHGRSNVTLTSLLISKNYLLAMILSFLEYFLEIILCPSLKEYWWVSQTGLAMVVVGEIIRKLAIITAGRCFTHRIKIYHEDHHKLVTHGVYSFVRHPGYSGFLVWAVGTQIMLCNPFSTIAFAVVVWHFFAERIPYEEYFLRQFFGHEYEEYANQVPSGVPFVK, encoded by the exons ATGTTGTGCATAAAGGATCTCCAGCGTTTTGTACATAAGAATTTCTGTGTGTTGGTGTTATATGGCTCTGCATCATTTTCAG AAATATTCAGTTACACAGCATGCAGACATTTGTCTCAAATGATGTTTGCAATCATCTTCTTCCACAGTTCTGAATATATTTTAGCAGTTGGAATTCATGGGAGGTCGAATGTTACTCTAACGTCCCTTCTGATTAGCAAAAACTATCTGTTGGCAATGATCTTATCTTTCTTAGAGTACTTTCTTGAAATCATTTTGTGTCCCAGTCTGAAGGAATACTGGTGGGTTAGTCAGACAGGCCTCGCAATGGTTGTAGTTGGAGAAATCATCCGTAAACTGGCTATCATAACTGCAGGTCGGTGTTTTACTCATCGGATTAAGATCTATCATGAGGACCATCACAAGCTAGTTACTCATGGAGTCTATAGTTTTGTTCGTCATCCTGGATACAGTGGTTTCCTCGTGTGGGCAGTTGGCACTCAAATCATGCTCTGTAATCCCTTTTCAACCATTGCATTTGCTGTTGTAGTTTGGCACTTCTTTGCCGAACGGATTCCATATGAAGAGTACTTCTTGAGACAGTTTTTTGGTCATGAGTATGAGGAGTATGCGAATCAAGTGCCTTCTGGAGTGCCATTTGTGAAGTGA